The following are encoded together in the Tribolium castaneum strain GA2 chromosome 3, icTriCast1.1, whole genome shotgun sequence genome:
- the Hmgs gene encoding hydroxymethylglutaryl-CoA synthase 1 — MGSWPQDVGIHALELYFPSQYVDQTELETFDGASAGKYTIGLGQQKMGFCTDREDINSLCLTVVKRLLEKYSVDYSAIGRLEVGTETIIDKSKSVKTVLMQLFEPHGVTDIEGIDTTNACYGGTAALFNAISWVESSAWNGRYALVVCGDIAVYAKGSARPTGGAGAVAMLVGPNAPLVFDRGVRATYVKHAYDFYKPDLTSEYPTVDGKLSIQCYLSALDNCYQLYGKNYSKKNNSAFDLGCFDAVLFHSPYCKLVQKSLARLALNDFLTSAPNQRTVKFPGLENFNSVKLSESYFDRDVEKAFLNFTKDTFEAKTKPSLLIASQVGNMYTPSLYGGLVSLLLNKTVSELAGCKIGLFSYGSGLAASLFSITVTKDSNENSPLAKLVKNVQLIKPLLAQRHKVAPEKFEAYLELREKNCHKAPYEPAGAVDNFFPGTYYLAKIDELHRRFYERIPVAANGHV; from the coding sequence ATGGGTTCGTGGCCACAAGACGTGGGCATCCATGCCCTAGAACTCTACTTCCCCTCGCAGTACGTCGACCAAACGGAACTCGAAACCTTCGACGGGGCCTCCGCCGGCAAATACACCATCGGACTGGGCCAGCAGAAGATGGGCTTTTGCACAGACCGCGAAGACATCAACTCTCTCTGCCTCACGGTGGTGAAGCGCCTTTTGGAGAAGTACTCCGTTGATTACTCGGCCATAGGGCGCCTGGAGGTGGGCACCGAGACCATCATCGACAAGTCCAAGAGCGTCAAAACAGTGCTGATGCAACTGTTCGAGCCCCATGGAGTCACCGACATTGAAGGCATCGACACGACCAATGCCTGCTACGGGGGCACGGCAGCCCTCTTCAACGCCATTTCGTGGGTCGAGTCCTCGGCCTGGAACGGGCGCTACGCCCTGGTCGTCTGCGGCGATATCGCCGTCTATGCCAAAGGCTCTGCCAGGCCCACGGGGGGCGCCGGGGCCGTGGCCATGCTAGTGGGGCCCAACGCCCCCCTTGTCTTCGACAGAGGGGTGCGTGCGACGTACGTCAAGCACGCGTATGATTTTTACAAGCCAGACTTGACCTCCGAATATCCCACTGTCGATGGTAAATTATCGATTCAGTGCTACTTGAGTGCTTTGGATAATTGTTACCAACTCTATGGCAAGAATTATTCGAAAAAGAACAATTCTGCATTTGATTTGGGGTGTTTTGATGCCGTTTTGTTCCACTCGCCGTATTGTAAACTGGTCCAAAAGTCTCTAGCTAGGCTTGCTTTGAACGATTTTCTCACAAGTGCGCCCAATCAGCGCACAGTTAAATTCCCAGGTTTGGAAAATTTCAATTCGGTTAAATTATCCGAGAGTTATTTCGATCGTGACGTCGAGAAGGCTTTCCTCAACTTCACGAAAGACACTTTCGAGGCAAAAACCAAGCCTTCGTTGCTCATCGCAAGTCAAGTTGGTAACATGTACACACCGTCACTATACGGGGGGCTTGTCTcccttttattaaataaaactgtCTCGGAATTGGCCGGTTGCAAAATCGGGTTATTTTCCTACGGTTCGGGGCTTGCAGCCTCCCTGTTCTCAATCACAGTGACGAAAGACAGCAATGAAAATTCCCCCCTGGCTAAACTAGTCAAAAATGTGCAGCTAATCAAGCCACTGTTGGCGCAAAGACACAAAGTGGCACCCGAAAAATTCGAAGCTTATCTCGAACTAAGGGAGAAGAATTGTCACAAAGCCCCCTATGAGCCTGCAGGTGCAGTCGACAATTTTTTCCCTGGGACGTATTATTTGGCGAAAATTGACGAATTGCATCGGCGGTTCTACGAAAGGATTCCAGTTGCAGCCAATGGACACGTTTAG
- the LOC662197 gene encoding alpha-N-acetylgalactosaminidase has protein sequence MFGLLLIVVFCSRALALDNGLARTPPMGWMHWQRFRCLVDCDAYPDECISEKLFKTMADKMASEGYLAAGYEYLIIDDCWMAKNRDAQGRLQPNATRFPSGIKALSDYVHSKGLKFGIYSDYGTKTCAGYPGSHGHLETDAQTFAEWGVDYLKLDGCYADLDDLEPGYIQMGKFLNQTGRPIVYSCSWPAYQEPKGVKPNYTALRETCNLWRNWDDIDDTWSNVTSILKWFSTNQDRIAEFSGPGHWNDPDMLIIGNFGLSYEQSKAQMALWAILAAPLIMSVDLRTIEPKFRDVLLHQEVIKINQDALGIQGRLITTINKIDIWTKPILPKGDKGALSYAIGFLSNRVDGYPYRLNVTLAQLGINQSENYKIQDVFDPMSVEVTQSEKIFVRVKPTGVVLLTATPISAKQ, from the exons ATGTTTGGTCTCCTTCTAATCGTCGTATTTTGCTCAAGGGCCTTAGCCCTAGACAACGGCCTGGCCCGCACCCCGCCCATGGGCTGGATGCACTGGCAGAGGTTCCGGTGTCTGGTCGACTGTGACGCCTACCCCGACGAGTGCATCAG cgaaaaattgttcaaaacgATGGCCGACAAAATGGCCTCAGAGGGGTACCTGGCGGCCGGCTACGAGTACCTCATCATCGACGACTGCTGGATGGCCAAAAATAGGGACGCACAGGGCCGGCTCCAGCCCAACGCGACCCGGTTTCCGAGCGGGATTAAGGCCCTGTCCGACTAT GTGCACAGTAAGGGCCTCAAATTCGGAATTTACTCCGACTATGGGACCAAGACCTGTGCTGGGTACCCAGGCAGTCACGGCCACCTCGAAACCGACGCCCAGACCTTCGCGGAATGGGGCGTCGATTACCTGAAACTTGATGGTTGTTACGCCGATTTGGACGACCTTGAACCTGGGTACATCCAGATGGGCAAGTTTTTGAACCAAACCGGACGACCCATCGTCTACTCCTGCAGCTGGCCGGCCTACCAGGAGCCAAAAGGAGTAAAA ccgAATTACACAGCTTTGCGGGAAACTTGCAATTTATGGCGCAATTGGGACGATATTGACGACACTTGGTCCAATGTCACCAGCATTTTGAAGTGGTTTAGTACGAATCAGGACCGGATCGCCGAATTTTCGGGCCCGGGGCACTGGAACGACCCTGATATGCTCATAATTGGCAATTTCGGGCTCAGTTATGAGCAAAGTAAGGCCCAAATGGCTTTGTGGGCCATTTTGGCGGCACCCTTGATTATGTCGGTCGATTTGAGGACGATTGAGCCGAAATTTCGCGATGTTTTGTTACACCAGGAAGTGATAAAAATCAATCAGGATGCTTTAGGGATCCAAGGGCGTTTAATAACCACT ATtaacaaaattgatatttGGACGAAACCGATTTTGCCGAAAGGAGATAAAGGGGCGCTTTCGTACGCTATCGGTTTTTTGAGTAACCGAGTGGATGGTTATCCCTACAGATTGAACGTGACTTTAGCCCAGTTGGGCATAAATCAGtccgaaaattacaaaattcag GACGTTTTTGACCCCATGTCCGTAGAGGTGACCCAAAGCGAGAAAATTTTCGTGAGGGTGAAACCCACAG GTGTCGTCCTCCTCACAGCCACGCCCATCTCGGCCAAACAATAA
- the LOC662163 gene encoding alpha-N-acetylgalactosaminidase isoform X1 codes for MFLFFVLSLCTLSAHALDNGLALTPPMGWLHWERFRCETDCRQFPFDCISENLFKAMADKMASDGYLDAGYEYVIMDDCWLAMDRDSEGRLQADPDRFPSGIKALADYVHAKGLKFGIYEDYGTKTCAGYPGSLDHLEIDAKTFAEWGVDYLKMDGCNVTPDEAMEAGHLEMARYLNETGREIVFSCEFPLYRGDKVINSIMKFDKKLIVFQANYSVAIEACNLWRNYNDIEDSWVSVTNIVNHYKKNQDKYVAVAGPGHWNDPDMLIIGNFGLSLDQSKAQMTIWAIWAAPLIMSVDLRTIKPEFKEILLNKHAIKINQDPLGIQGHLQTTINDVDVWLKPISPNVGGEFSYAVGFVSNRDDGYPYRIEFTLRDFGLNNTAGYVLTDAFVSDETTVVKNTDKLEVFVNPSGAVLWHLVANEA; via the exons ATGTTTCTCTTCTTCGTCCTCTCCCTATGCACCCTTTCCGCCCACGCCCTTGACAACGGTTTGGCCCTAACCCCGCCCATGGGTTGGCTGCACTGGGAGCGTTTTCGGTGCGAAACCGACTGCCGCCAATTCCCCTTCGACTGTATTAG tgagaatttatttaaagcaatgGCCGACAAAATGGCCTCTGATGGTTATTTGGACGCCGGCTACGAATACGTTATTATGGATGATTGTTGGTTGGCTATGGACAGGGACAGTGAAGGGCGTCTCCAAGCCGACCCTGACCGATTTCCCTCGGGAATCAAGGCTTTGGCCGACTATGTCCATGCCAAAGGGCTCAAATTCGGGATTTATGAGGATTACGGGACTAAGACTTGTGCCGGATATCCGGGAAGTCTGGATCATTTGGAAATTGATGCAAAGACTTTTGCGGAATGGGGAGtggattatttgaaaatggaCGGATGTAACGTCACTCCGGATGAAGCAATGGAGGCTGGGCATTTAGAAATGGCGCGATATTTGAATGAAACAGGGCGCGAGATTGTGTTCTCATGCGAGTTTCCCTTATATCGTGGCGATAAAGTGATTAACTCAATTATGAAGTtcgacaaaaaattgattgttttCCAGGCCAATTACAGCGTGGCAATTGAGGCTTGCAACCTTTGGCGGAACTATAACGATATTGAGGACTCCTGGGTCAGTGTTACCAACATTGTCAACCATTATAAGAAAAATCAGGATAAGTATGTGGCGGTTGCAGGGCCGGGGCATTGGAACGACCCAGAtatg TTGATTATCGGCAATTTTGGGCTAAGTCTGGACCAGAGCAAGGCCCAAATGACCATATGGGCCATATGGGCGGCCCCTCTGATCATGTCGGTGGACCTGAGGACCATCAAGCCCGAATTTAAGGAAATTCTCCTCAACAAACACGCGATTAAGATCAATCAAGACCCTTTGGGCATCCAAGGACACTTGCAAACAACG ataaatgatgtTGATGTTTGGCTGAAACCAATTTCGCCAAATGTTGGTGGTGAATTTTCATACGCTGTGGGATTTGTCAGTAATAGGGATGACGGATATCCTTATAGAATTGAATTCACCCTTAGGGATTTTGGGCTGAATAATACGGCAGGATATGTGCTTacg GATGCGTTCGTTTCTGACGAAACAACTGTAGTAAAAAATACGGACAAGCTCGAAGTTTTTGTTAATCCCTCAG GAGCTGTTCTCTGGCATTTGGTTGCTAATGAAGCGTAG
- the LOC662163 gene encoding alpha-N-acetylgalactosaminidase isoform X2 — translation MFLFFVLSLCTLSAHALDNGLALTPPMGWLHWERFRCETDCRQFPFDCISENLFKAMADKMASDGYLDAGYEYVIMDDCWLAMDRDSEGRLQADPDRFPSGIKALADYVHAKGLKFGIYEDYGTKTCAGYPGSLDHLEIDAKTFAEWGVDYLKMDGCNVTPDEAMEAGHLEMARYLNETGREIVFSCEFPLYRGDKANYSVAIEACNLWRNYNDIEDSWVSVTNIVNHYKKNQDKYVAVAGPGHWNDPDMLIIGNFGLSLDQSKAQMTIWAIWAAPLIMSVDLRTIKPEFKEILLNKHAIKINQDPLGIQGHLQTTINDVDVWLKPISPNVGGEFSYAVGFVSNRDDGYPYRIEFTLRDFGLNNTAGYVLTDAFVSDETTVVKNTDKLEVFVNPSGAVLWHLVANEA, via the exons ATGTTTCTCTTCTTCGTCCTCTCCCTATGCACCCTTTCCGCCCACGCCCTTGACAACGGTTTGGCCCTAACCCCGCCCATGGGTTGGCTGCACTGGGAGCGTTTTCGGTGCGAAACCGACTGCCGCCAATTCCCCTTCGACTGTATTAG tgagaatttatttaaagcaatgGCCGACAAAATGGCCTCTGATGGTTATTTGGACGCCGGCTACGAATACGTTATTATGGATGATTGTTGGTTGGCTATGGACAGGGACAGTGAAGGGCGTCTCCAAGCCGACCCTGACCGATTTCCCTCGGGAATCAAGGCTTTGGCCGACTATGTCCATGCCAAAGGGCTCAAATTCGGGATTTATGAGGATTACGGGACTAAGACTTGTGCCGGATATCCGGGAAGTCTGGATCATTTGGAAATTGATGCAAAGACTTTTGCGGAATGGGGAGtggattatttgaaaatggaCGGATGTAACGTCACTCCGGATGAAGCAATGGAGGCTGGGCATTTAGAAATGGCGCGATATTTGAATGAAACAGGGCGCGAGATTGTGTTCTCATGCGAGTTTCCCTTATATCGTGGCGATAAA GCCAATTACAGCGTGGCAATTGAGGCTTGCAACCTTTGGCGGAACTATAACGATATTGAGGACTCCTGGGTCAGTGTTACCAACATTGTCAACCATTATAAGAAAAATCAGGATAAGTATGTGGCGGTTGCAGGGCCGGGGCATTGGAACGACCCAGAtatg TTGATTATCGGCAATTTTGGGCTAAGTCTGGACCAGAGCAAGGCCCAAATGACCATATGGGCCATATGGGCGGCCCCTCTGATCATGTCGGTGGACCTGAGGACCATCAAGCCCGAATTTAAGGAAATTCTCCTCAACAAACACGCGATTAAGATCAATCAAGACCCTTTGGGCATCCAAGGACACTTGCAAACAACG ataaatgatgtTGATGTTTGGCTGAAACCAATTTCGCCAAATGTTGGTGGTGAATTTTCATACGCTGTGGGATTTGTCAGTAATAGGGATGACGGATATCCTTATAGAATTGAATTCACCCTTAGGGATTTTGGGCTGAATAATACGGCAGGATATGTGCTTacg GATGCGTTCGTTTCTGACGAAACAACTGTAGTAAAAAATACGGACAAGCTCGAAGTTTTTGTTAATCCCTCAG GAGCTGTTCTCTGGCATTTGGTTGCTAATGAAGCGTAG
- the LOC662129 gene encoding alpha-N-acetylgalactosaminidase has product MLKLITVTIFVCLLSATSCLDNGLALTPPMGWMHWERFRCIIDCDNYPTDCISENLFMDMADKMASDGYLDAGYEYIIVDDCWLAMERDSEGRLQADPDRFPSGMKFLADYVHAKGLKFGIYEDYGTHTCGGYPGSIDHLELDAQTFADWGVDYLKLDGCYAELDGMEDGYAEMEAYLNKTQRPIVFSCSFPAYKGLDANYSAAVEHCNLWRNYGDIQDSWDSVVKITNWFSYYQDKLLPYAGPGHWNDPDMLIIGNYGLSYDQSVAQMTIWSVMAAPLIMSVDLRTIKPEFRDILLNKDAIGINQDVLGKPGVVKYNKNKIKIWVKELVDGSYAIGIASFRVDGKPYQIEIVLKDYGLDNEGYLINNVFEDVEPISVSVTEPIKVLINPTGGVLWKLIPATKV; this is encoded by the exons atgttaaaactaATCACCGTAACGATTTTTGTGTGCCTCTTGTCTGCAACAAGTTGTCTTGACAATGGGCTAGCCCTTACCCCTCCAATGGGGTGGATGCACTGGGAGCGCTTCCGGTGCATCATCGACTGTGATAACTACCCCACTGACTGTATCAG tgAGAACCTGTTCATGGACATGGCCGACAAAATGGCCTCTGACGGTTATCTGGACGCTGGGTACGAGTACATAATCGTGGACGATTGCTGGTTGGCCATGGAAAGGGACAGCGAAGGGCGCCTCCAAGCCGACCCTGACCGATTTCCCTCCGGAATGAAATTCCTAGCCGACTACGTCCACGCCAAAGGGCTCAAATTCGGGATTTATGAGGACTACGGCACCCACACTTGTGGGGGATACCCCGGAAGTATCGACCATTTGGAACTGGACGCCCAAACGTTCGCTGATTGGGGCGTTGATTATTTGAAACTGGATGGGTGTTACGCAGAATTGGACGGTATGGAGGATGGATATGCTGAAATGGAGGCGTATCTCAACAAAACCCAACGTCCCATTGTCTTTTCGTGCAGTTTCCCGGCTTATAAAGGCCTCGAT GCGAATTATAGCGCGGCTGTTGAGCACTGCAATCTGTGGAGGAACTATGGGGATATTCAGGACTCTTGGGACAGTGTTGTTAAAATCACCAATTGGTTCTCATATTATCAAGACAAATTGTTGCCATATGCGGGCCCTGGACATTGGAACGACCCAGATATG ttaattattgGCAATTACGGGTTGAGTTATGACCAAAGCGTTGCCCAAATGACAATCTGGAGTGTGATGGCAGCCCCCTTGATCATGTCGGTTGATTTGAGGACGATCAAGCCTGAATTTAGGGatattttactaaacaaaGACGCGATTGGAATTAATCAGGACGTTTTAGGGAAACCTGGAGTTGTAAAATACAAT aaaaataaaattaaaatttgggtTAAAGAGCTTGTTGACGGTTCGTATGCCATCGGTATCGCAAGTTTTCGAGTTGATGGCAAGCCTTATCAGATTGAAATTGTTTTGAAAGATTATGGTTTGGATAATGAGGGCTACTTGATAAAT aaTGTTTTTGAGGATGTTGAGCCGATTTCGGTTTCGGTTACCGAGCCGATCAAAGTTTTGATTAACCCAACGGGTGGTGTCCTGTGGAAACTTATCCCAGCGACAAAAGTGTAA